Proteins from one Aspergillus nidulans FGSC A4 chromosome VIII genomic window:
- a CDS encoding RTA1 domain-containing protein (submitted as non-partial;~transcript_id=CADANIAT00001161) yields MYIKQQLFQKRETDEEDWSVFFYNPSLAATVLFSILYVIPFIYHIYISYSAQKKTSNKYFRYSYSVPIIIAAFLEIIAYGQRAASTQSTQDIGLFASSQTLIVLAPVLVCASLYVLLGRIIRSTRVTGAGIKEETGEAEKRIEVKVGGIVRVSYLPKILITLDVAAMLTQGGGSAIASAGEWKGTLEDIGTSVLIGGLALQVATFTVFLSVVFSFHQKILRHGEEGMGMVLRGVYIGGLFIMVLLSQIRSIFRLIEFALGTESYIMTNEWPLYVLEAVPML; encoded by the exons actGGAGCGTCTTCTTTTACAACCCCTCGCTAGCAGCCACAgtcctcttcagcatccTCTACGTGATTCCGTTCATCTACCACATATACATTTCCTACAGCgcccagaagaagacaagcAACAAGTACTTCCGCTACAGTTACTCCGTCCCTATCATTATAGCCGCCTTCCTTGAGATCATCGCGTACGGACAACGCGCGGCTTCAACGCAGTCAACGCAAGACATTGGACTTTTTGCGAGTAGCCAGACATTGATTGTACTTGCCCCGGTACTAGTCTGTGCGAGTTTGTATGTGCTCCTGGGGAGGATCATTCGGTCGAC ACGAGTGACTGGTGCCGGTATAAAAGAAGAAACTGGCGAAGCTGAAAAGCGCATAGAGGTCAAAGTCGGCGGCATAGTGAGGGTTTCGTACCTCCCAAAAATCTTGATCACGCTTGATGTCGCTGCAATGCTTACGCAGGGCGGTGGGAGTGCGATTGCGTCGGCTGGGGAGTGGAAGGGAACGCTGGAGGATATCGGAACGAGCGTGCTGATTGGGGGGCTGGCCCTGCAGGTTGCTACTTTTACAGTATTTCTGAGTGTTGTTTTTTCGTTTCATCAGAAGATTCTGAGACACGGAGAAGAGGGAATGgggatggtgttgagggGGGTTTATATTGGAGGATTGTTCATCATGGTAT TGCTTTCGCAGATCCGCTCCATCTTCCGCCTCATTGAGTTCGCCCTTGGAACGGAGTCGTACATCATGACGAACGAATGGCCGCTCTATGTCCTTGAGGCTGTGCCGATGCTC